The following are from one region of the Strix uralensis isolate ZFMK-TIS-50842 chromosome 4, bStrUra1, whole genome shotgun sequence genome:
- the LOC141942281 gene encoding alpha-1-antiproteinase 2-like, translated as MKYALCLCLLLAVLCAVTHCHHEDICHEVNNTNLHDGTENLLSHNCDKQGSNYADFVFRFYKQAISKEADKNVFFSPMSISTAFAMLAVGAKSTTLSQIFEGLGFDGLTETRIHDIHKSFHKVLAVLNCTDVNITLNIGNVLFTAIGYEPQETFLQNTKQFYDAEFFSSDFHKPEEAKKQTNKYVEEKTKGKISELIGHLDPSTVLVLVNYIYFKAAWEKYFDPLRTYEHDFFVNTNTSVRVKMMQRDSDYDSYYDQDLSCEVVELPYQGTARALLILPDDGKMKQVEDALSKETLCKWDNKLETRRLNLQLPKVSISGSYDVKNLFEEMGITEVFSSNADLSGISGSRDLQVSQAIHKALLEVDEAGTEAAGATAIILTRVLRPSVTIKFNRPFIILISDKKTSTTLFMGKIVDPTKK; from the exons ATGAAGTATGCCCTGTGCCTGTGTTTACTGCTTGCTGTTCTTTGTGCCGTAACCCATTGCCACCATGAAGACATTTGCCATGAAGTCAATAATACCAATCTGCACGATGGAACAGAAAATTTATTATCACATAACTGTGACAAGCAAGGCTCTAACTATGCAGATTTTGTATTCAGATTTTACAAGCAGGCTATATCAAAAGAAGctgataaaaatgttttcttttctcccatgAGCATCTCCACTGCCTTTGCCATGCTGGCTGTTGGTGCTAAGTCAACCACCCTGTCTCAGATTTTTGAAGGACTGGGCTTTGACGGTCTGACTGAGACTCGCATACATGATATACACAAAAGTTTTCATAAAGTTTTAGCAGTACTGAACTGTACTGATGTTAACATCACATTAAATATAGGAAATGTCCTTTTTACAGCTATTGGGTACGAGCCACAGGAGACATTTTTACAAAATACCAAACAATTTTAtgatgcagaatttttttctagtGATTTCCATAAACCAGAAGAAGCTAAAAAGCAAACCAATAAATATGTAGAGGAGAAAACCAAGGGGAAAATTTCTGAATTAATTGGTCACCTTGATCCAAGTACTGTATTGGTTCTTGTtaactatatttattttaaag CTGCCTGGGAAAAGTATTTTGATCCTTTGCGTACATATGAGCATGATTTTTTTGTGAACACAAATACATCTGTTAGAGTCAAGATGATGCAGCGTGACAGTGACTATGACAGTTACTATGACCAGGATCTCTCTTGTGAGGTGGTAGAGCTGCCTTACCAGGGCACTGCAAGAGCATTGCTCATTCTCCCTGATGATGGAAAGATGAAGCAAGTGGAAGATGCTCTCTCCAAGGAAACTCTTTGTAAATGGGATAACAAACTTGAAACCAG GAGATTAAATCTGCAGTTACCAAAGGTTTCTATTAGTGGATCTTACGATGTTAAAAACCTGTTTGAGGAAATGGGCATTACTGAAGTATTCTCTAGTAATGCTGATCTGTCTGGAATTAGTGGCAGCCGTGATCTTCAGGTTTCACAA GCAATTCACAAGGCCCTTCTGGAAGTTGATGAAGCTGGAACTGAGGCTGCAGGGGCCACAGCCATAATCCTTACCAGAGTTCTCCGTCCTTCTGTTACCATCAAATTCAACAGGCCCTTCATTATCTTGATTTCTGACAAAAAAACCAGCACCACGCTTTTCATGGGGAAAATTGTTGATCCTACTAAGAAGTGA